The proteins below come from a single Pirellulales bacterium genomic window:
- a CDS encoding PEP-CTERM sorting domain-containing protein (PEP-CTERM proteins occur, often in large numbers, in the proteomes of bacteria that also encode an exosortase, a predicted intramembrane cysteine proteinase. The presence of a PEP-CTERM domain at a protein's C-terminus predicts cleavage within the sorting domain, followed by covalent anchoring to some some component of the (usually Gram-negative) cell surface. Many PEP-CTERM proteins exhibit an unusual sequence composition that includes large numbers of potential glycosylation sites. Expression of one such protein has been shown restore the ability of a bacterium to form floc, a type of biofilm.), translated as MFEYSVDGGANWTDIGAYTGSAGALSATFATVSLDFTAIAGLDNNPNAMFRITYSGATNASGNNRWDNFYVQGTELIPEPSTIGLALASFGCLLIRRK; from the coding sequence GTGTTCGAATATTCCGTCGATGGCGGCGCGAATTGGACCGACATTGGTGCTTACACGGGTTCGGCCGGCGCTTTGTCGGCGACCTTCGCAACGGTCTCGCTCGACTTCACCGCGATCGCGGGACTCGACAACAACCCGAATGCCATGTTCCGCATTACCTATAGTGGCGCGACGAATGCTTCCGGCAACAATCGCTGGGACAATTTCTATGTGCAGGGTACAGAGCTTATCCCTGAACCTTCCACTATCGGTCTGGCCTTGGCAAGCTTCGGTTGCCTGCTGATCCGTCGCAAGTAG